In Pseudomonas fakonensis, one DNA window encodes the following:
- a CDS encoding aspartate/glutamate racemase family protein, which yields MNQPSPHTLGIIGGLGSLAGGDLFFKLLKSDAVLADQGRYRLVFEQQPFNDLALPLAHGASMTSRKLYVYRLCQAFAASGADTVLLPCFASHTFIDELRAELQVPVVDMLAALQQHVASRVAPGARLGVLTSDYVRGAGLFERHFAAHYELVYPSGDNQARLMDAVYGPAGIKAGHCEGVALEQVHQACQDLAAQGATLLLPGMTELSLIAADLRRRGLDCVDANQVYAEFAGASDAVSGQAPFRLGIVGGVGPAATVDFMAKVVANTPAGRDQDHIRMVVEQNPQIPDRTANLLHGEADPTVALYATCKRLECEGANAIAIPCNTAHAYVQRIQGQLQVPIVHMPAETIAFIARQHGAGQPIGLLATSGTLASRVYHEVAAAAGLELLVPDEAAQARVMRAIYGERGVKAGFVDGQCREDLLAAAEYLVGRGAGVLILGCTELPLVLPQAQSYRIGGRMVALVDPTDVLARCCVGLALA from the coding sequence CTCAAGAGCGACGCCGTGCTGGCCGACCAGGGCCGCTACCGCCTGGTGTTCGAGCAGCAACCATTCAACGACCTGGCCCTGCCGTTGGCGCACGGTGCCAGCATGACCTCGCGCAAGCTGTACGTGTACCGCCTGTGCCAGGCCTTCGCCGCCAGCGGCGCCGATACCGTGCTGCTGCCGTGTTTTGCCAGCCACACCTTCATCGACGAGTTGCGCGCCGAGCTGCAGGTGCCGGTGGTCGACATGCTTGCGGCGCTGCAGCAGCACGTCGCCAGCCGGGTTGCCCCGGGCGCGCGGCTGGGGGTGTTGACGTCGGACTATGTGCGTGGCGCCGGCCTGTTCGAGCGGCACTTTGCGGCGCACTACGAGCTGGTCTACCCGTCCGGCGACAACCAGGCACGGCTGATGGATGCGGTGTACGGCCCGGCCGGGATCAAGGCCGGGCACTGTGAAGGCGTGGCGCTGGAGCAGGTGCACCAGGCCTGCCAGGACCTCGCCGCCCAGGGCGCGACCTTGCTGCTGCCTGGCATGACCGAGCTGTCTTTGATCGCCGCCGACCTGCGCCGGCGCGGCCTGGACTGCGTGGACGCGAACCAGGTGTACGCCGAGTTCGCCGGCGCCAGTGATGCCGTCAGCGGGCAGGCGCCGTTTCGCCTGGGCATCGTTGGCGGGGTGGGGCCGGCAGCGACGGTGGACTTCATGGCCAAGGTAGTGGCCAACACCCCGGCCGGGCGTGACCAGGACCACATCCGCATGGTGGTGGAGCAGAACCCGCAGATCCCCGACCGCACTGCCAACCTGCTGCACGGCGAGGCCGACCCCACGGTGGCCCTGTACGCCACCTGCAAGCGCCTGGAATGTGAGGGCGCCAACGCCATCGCCATCCCCTGCAACACGGCCCATGCCTATGTGCAGCGGATTCAGGGGCAGTTGCAGGTGCCCATCGTGCACATGCCGGCCGAGACCATCGCCTTTATTGCCCGGCAGCATGGGGCTGGGCAGCCGATTGGGCTGCTGGCCACGTCCGGCACCTTGGCCAGCCGGGTGTACCACGAGGTCGCGGCGGCTGCCGGGCTTGAGCTGCTGGTGCCGGATGAGGCTGCGCAGGCGCGGGTGATGCGGGCCATTTATGGCGAGAGGGGGGTCAAGGCGGGGTTTGTCGACGGCCAATGTCGGGAAGATTTGCTGGCTGCGGCGGAGTACCTGGTGGGCCGGGGGGCCGGGGTTTTGATCTTGGGGTGCACGGAGTTGCCGCTGGTATTGCCGCAGGCGCAGAGCTACCGGATCGGGGGGCGGATGGTGGCCCTGGTGGACCCGACCGATGTGCTGGCGCGGTGTTGTGTGGGGTTGGCGTTGGCCTGA